The candidate division WOR-3 bacterium DNA segment ACCATTAAAACCGAATTCATCAAAGGCACGCCTCAGGAGAAAAATCAATTGCCTGAGGGAATTGAACGATTTCTCCGGTGCCTCACCGGGCCAGAGCATCTCCATAAGTTGTTCCCGTAAAATCGGTTTTCGGTAATACAGAATCAAAATCTTCAAAAGGTCTTTCATCTTCTTCCTCGATAAAGACAACAAAGTATCGTCATCCCTGGTAATTTCGAACTTTCCGAAAAGTTTGACCGCCAGCGAGGGAAGAGGCTTCTGTTCGAGGGTCTCCAGCACAGCAACCGCTTTATGAGCAATGCGGGGACGCAGTGCCCAGATCTTGTTCTGTACCTTTGATTTTAAATGTCCGAGACCAAGTTTCTCGATCGCGGAAAGGGCGACCTCCTGGCATCGCACTGACCTGTGTTCCAGAAGAAAATTGATCAATTCTTCATGATTTGTAACCAGCCGGAAGAGAATCATCTTCGGTAATGTAGAACGTTTACGCATCAAAAGATATTCACATAACAAAGGAAGAAATATTTGACGCTCCCGTAAGAGGATCGTGTCATAACCGTATTTCCAACATCTCCTCAAGAGTTCATCAAACAATTTGGCGTCTTCGGAACCTCCTTGCTTTCGAATATAGAATCGAAATAATTCACCGATGGTTCTCTCGTATTTTCTGTTCTTTGTCTTTGCTATCCCGCGGTTCAAATATTTTAAAGAAGACCGCCTTTCGCGTAAAAACCAGAGCACCATCCCGGTTTCGATCAAAAGAATCCCTTCATCCAGTTTTTCACCGGTCTGTTCCATGATCGTTTGAGCGCGGTTCAGCAAATCGAGCGCCGTCTGATAATTACCGCGTAACCGCTCCAGGACCCCCATATTGAGATATACATATAACTTCTCCGTGTATGACATACTCTTTTCGAGAAGTTCCAACGCCCGGTTATACACACGGTACGCCTCTTCGAAGTTATGGCCGTCTCTGAGGATATTTGCAAGGATCCAGTATGAAACACCTTCTTCATAAGTCAAGGAAAATTCAACCGCGGATTCTTTACAGCCTGCAAGAAGTTCCTTACCGAGTTCCCAGTCACCTCTTTTCCAGCATAATTCCCCCAGGTTAAGCAGGGCGTATATCCGCAATCTCTTTTCCTGCTCCTTTTCGCAAAGTTCCAGGGCATTACGTAAGTAGACATCCGCCTCAAAAAAATGGCCCTGATGGAGCGGTACAATCCCCAGATTGATCGAAGTTTTCAGAAAAACAGACATCTCCTTTGAACTCTGGGAAAGATAACGGGCTTTTCTATAACACTGTTTCGCCTTTTCGAACTTACCCAGCATCCAGAAATTCACTCCTTTGGAATTCCAGATATCACCGAGCATAAATGTATCACCCTGAATCACCTTGAAACAACGGTCAAGTGCCCTGTTGGAACTTGTATATTCACCTTCCCGACGCAAGATCGTCGCCTTCAATAACAGAGCCTTACATATCAATTCCTGATTTTGTCCTTTCCTAAGAGAAGGTTCGATCTTCTCACAGAGTTCAAGCGCTTTGGAAAGTCTTCCCTTTAAAAATTGGAGATATGCTGAAAGATACAGATATTCATTCGAAGAAGGAACTTTGGAAAGGGTTCGGATTATCTGCTCAAGAGTTACTACATCTCCTTTTTTTACACACTCCTCTCCCTGCCGTACGAGTTCTTCGAACATAATATCACACAAAGGTGATCATCCCGGCTACTTCAACAATCGAAAATCGGGGACCGGCGGAGAAAATGTAATCTGCCGGTGAACACTAACCGCCAACACAGTGCTTCGGCATTGATTGTAACCACATAAACAAAAGACACTTAAATCAATCTTCTATTCTGGTTTAATACGTTTGTTGATTTCATCCTTAAATATCCTCGAAGGTCTGAAGAACGGAACATAGCGGTCAGGCAATGTATATTCTTTACCGCTCTTCGGCGCCCTGGCGGTTCTTCCCGGTCGTCTTCTCAATTCAAAAGTACCGAATCTTCGCAGTTCAACCCGCTTATTCTGGATCAACACATCCCGGATTGTATCCAGAAAAACATCAATTAATTTTTCAATATCGGTCTTGGTAAAAGCAGGACCAAATTTTTCCGCGATCTTCTCAACTAAAAGTTCTCTTCTCATTTTGCCTCCTTATCTTGGGAACATCCAGTACACGAGGTCTTTGAACAACCTGTACAGGACGTACCGATATTACTTGAAAAACTACCATTACATCGCATTCCGAATGTAGAATAAAGCTTTTCAAAATCAATGCTTTCACACCTGGGACATTTGACGTCCTTCATCTCGGAGTTCTTTAATATAAGCTCCTCGAATTTATGGTGACATCTATTACAACGGAATTCAATTATCGGCATAACAATATTATTATAACTATATTAACAATCATGTCAACGATTCTTCTGCACATATTGATCTTCCGACACCGTCTGTTCAAAAGCGGTTATAAACCAAGCTGGCGTTTTCTCCTTTTGCTCTTACGCCTTTTCGTATAAGAACGTCTATCACCTTTCTTCACCTTCCCGCTCTCAATCAACTTCCTGAATTCCTTTTCTGTCAGCAACCTTCTCCTCTCCTGTTTTCTCCGTTCACCTTTTTTTCGTCGTTCGTTCTTCATTCTGACCTCCTTCCTATTCTATCCAATAAAAAAAGTGTGTCAAGAATGTCATCGGAGACTTGACTTTCACTGAAATATATATATTATTTGTAAAAAAGGAGGAAAACCAGTGGCATTCGATTTGAGTATAATCTCTAAGTTTTTCAGAAATATCAAGAGTCAATTTATGAGTGACGTCGCGATCGACCTGGGAACCTGTACAACCCTGATCTATGTCAATGGACGCGGTATCGTATTGAATGAACCGACAGTAGTCGCGATCGATACCAACGCCAAGAAATGTCTTGCCGCAGGGCTTGAAGCGAAAAAGATGTTGGGTAGAACGCCCGGCGAGATCAAAGCCATCAGGCCGATGAAAGACGGAGTTATAGCCGATTTTGAAATGGTCGAACTCTTACTCAGAACATTCATCGAGAAGGTACAGAAAAAAAGGCTCTTCACCCGACCGAGGATAATCATCTGCGTCCCATCCGGCATAACCGAGGTCGAAAAAAGAGCCGTCAGGGACTCGGCGGAAGCGGCGGGCGCCCGTGAAGTCTTCCTGGTTTCAGAACCGATCGCCGCGGCGATCGGTATTGATCTGCCGGTTCATTCACCGACCGGTAATATGATAATCGACATCGGAGGCGGCACCACGGAAATCGCTGTTATCGCCCTGTCCGGTATTGTCACGAACAGTTCAGTGAGGATCGCCGGAGACGAGATGGATGATGCAATCCTTCAATATATAAAGAAAAACTACAATCTCATTATCGGAGAGCAGACCGCCGAGCAGATAAAGATTGAAATCGGAAATGCATTCCCCACAGTAGAGGAAAAGACAATCGAAGTACGCGGTAGAGACCTCGTATCAGGTATTCCGAAAACGATTAAATTAACGAGTCATGAAGTGCGTGAAGCAATTCAGGAACCCCTTTCGATGATTATCGAAGCAATTCGGCTTACCCTGGAAAAGACCCCGCCGGAATTAGCCGCTGACATCGTGAATTCAGGTATCTATATGGCCGGTGGAGGCTCTCTTCTGAAAGGCATCGACACTCTGGTAAGGGAAGAAACAAACCTGCCCGTAATGATTGCAGAGGAACCGAATAAGGCGATTGTCATCGGAGCCGGAAAGATTCTGGAAAACATGCCCCATTATGAAAAAGTAATTTTTCAGATGAAGAGAGAGTAGTTGTCCCGACGGCAGTTAATTTTATTCTCAATTTTACTTATAGTATGCATCACATTCCTAGCACTGGGAGAGCAGTCAAAATTATACTTGTCGACACGCCTTTCAGCGGTCTTACTGTTTCCCGTGAAAACCGTCACCGACTTCTTACATTTTCTGACTATCTCCAACGCCCGCATCACCGAACTGGAAACACTGGTGAATCAACTTCGTCTGGAAAACAGTGAACTCAAGAAAAGAATCCTTCTCGATACGATCGAGTTCAAAACAACGAAGTATGAATTATTAAAAGCCCAGATCATCGGACGTGATCCCTCAAACATCAACGGGTATCTCTATATCAACAAAGGAAAAGAAGATGATGTGAAAATAAACCAACCGGTAATCTCGATAAACGGACTCGTCGGAAAGATAAAACTGATCACCGAAAAGTACAGTGTCGTTGAAACAATTGAAAATCAAGGGTTCGCGGTCAGCGCCGTCGATATAAATACAAAGATACATGGTGTAGTCAAAAAAAAACAGAATCTGATATTCGACTTCATACGCATCGATGATGAAATAGCTGTCGGAGACTCAATCTGCACCTCAGGAATGAGTGAAATATTCCCTCAGGGAATTCTCATCGGAATTGTAAAAAAGATCGAGGAACAAAACACCCTCTTTTTCAAACCCGTCTACATCAAACCGAGCGTTCAGATCAACAAACTTACATACGTCTATGTGATCTCCAACGCCGAAACCGGTTTGCCGCCGCGTCTCATCCCGACCGGTGATATCGGTGACATGGTGAACCCGCCGTAAATACAGGAAGAGCCGATGAAATACCTTTTATATATCATCTTACTTTACCTTTTTCTGCCCTTCAACCATTATCTTGATTTCATAGCGGTCCTTTCCTTCTTCATCGCATTTAAAGAAAATGAAAGATTCGCCCTTGTATTCGCCTTCGCCGCCGGGATTCTCATCGATCTGTATTATCCTGTAGCACTGGGACTTAACGGACTGCTTTATATAATTTTAATCCAGGCTGTTCTCTATATAAAAAAATTTATCGCACAGAACAACGTCGTCGTCGTCACTCTCTTTACGGCATTCTATTTAATAAAAATAACAATGACATACCTTGCTGTCTCCTTCCCCCTGAGTATGAAACAGATAATAATCACTCTGCTGTTTTGTGTACCACTCTTTTTATTGTTAAACAGAATCATCTACAGAACATGGAAGAAAATATAAAAAAATTCAAGGCGATCCGTAATATCATAATCGCCGGTTTTATCATCATTATTCTGGCGAGTGCGCGGCTTCAGATCATCGAAGGTAAAAAATACTTCCGTCTCTCAGAAAAAAACAGAATCAGACAGACGGTCATTCCCGCGCCACGGGGGAAAATATTCGATCGGAACGGCATAGAAATCGCAAACACCAGACCGGGATTCTATGTCTCGGTCATCCCTTCAATAGTAGACAAAGCCGCCCTCACAGAACTGACCCATATTCTCGGCATAAAAGAAAAGACCGTGCGTGAAAAATTCAAGAGCGAGAAGAATCCGTTTATGCCGGTGAAGATCGCCCATGATATCTCTTACAGCCAGCTTTCAATCATCGAGGAAAATATGGACAGACTCAAAGGTGTTGAGGTCGCGGTCGAACCACTGCGCAACTATCCTTATGGAGAATTATTCTGCCACGTACTCGGTTATGTCGGTGAAATCACCAACCTGGAGATAAAAAAATATGAAAACTACTCAATAAACGACTACATCGGCAGAATGGGCATTGAAGAATACTATGAAAATACTCTCAAGGGTATAAACGGTGTGGAGTACATCGAAGTCGATGCACGCGGTAGAGAAATCGGTAAGCTGGCAGAAAAAAGACCCGTGCCTTTTATTCCCGGTAAAGATCTCCATACCACACTCGATTGTGCTCTCACAGAATCGGTTGCCGTCTATCTCGCAGATTATAAAAAAGCCGCCTGTGTCTGTCTGGACCCCCGAAACGGTGAGGTGCTGGTTCTTTATTCAAAACCCGGCTTTGACCCGAACCTCTTCGTACACGGACTGCAGGAAGAAGAATGGAAAATATTGAATACAACACCGGATGCACCGATGTACAACAGGGCGATTATGAGCTGCTATCCCGCCGGTTCGACGTTCAAACCATTCATCGCCTTGGCGGCTCTGGACTCAAAGATGATCACTCCGGATAAATCATTTTCACCGTGCTGGGGTAAATACCGCCTGGGAAGGAGAATCTTCAAGTGCTGGAAAATCCACGGAAAACTCGACCTTTACGGCGCAATTATAAAATCCTGTGATATCTACTTCTACCAGCTGGGTGCATTCATCGGAATCGACACCATCGCCTCCCGGGCAAAAGAAGCCGGTTTCGGCAGAAAAACCGGAATTGATATCCCCAATGAAAAAAACGGATGTCTTCCCGACCGCACATGGTTTGAAAAACATTATGGAAAAAACTGGACAGAAGGCCATCTCTTCAACCTCAGCATCGGTCAGGGCGACCTTCTGGTGACGCCGCTACAGCTCGCCTGTGCTTTTACACTCTTTGCAAACAACGGTGAAATACCCACCCCGCACATCAATAAAGAGTTGAAACCGCAATATCACAAAACTTCATTTTCAAAAGAAGCCCTTGAGGTGGTGAAAGAAGCACTGGGTGGAGTCGTATTGAGCGGCACCGGACAACTCGCCCGTATCAAAGACTGCGAGATCTGCGGGAAAACAGGTACCATCCAAAATCCTCACGGCGAAGATCACTCACTCTTTATCGGCTACGCTCCAAAAGAACGACCTGAAATTCTTGTCTGTATATTCATCGAAAACGCGGGCCACGGCGGCAGTGTAGCTGCTCCGATCGCCGGTAAGATAATAAAAGCTTATCTCAAAACAAAAAGCACCTATGCAAAAGAGAATTGATCTTGGAATCGTGGTGGCAGTAGCCGCACTCTCTTTGATCGGTTTGATAATGATCTTTTCGACCGCCGGAATATCAACATTCACCCGGCAATTGACCTGGCTGGCAGCATCAATCGCAACCGCCGTCGTTTTTTCCAAAATATCGCCGAGATTATGGTCGACCCTGGCTCCTTTTATATATTTTGGTGTAATTTTGATGCTTGTACTGCTTCTGTTCACCAGTGATTCTTATCCGAAACGTTGGTTCAAACTCGGCTGGATCAACCTCCAGCCCTCTGAATTCGCGAAATTTGCGACGATTCTCTTTCTTGCAACCGTCCTGGCGGCGAAAAAACGGCTTAAGAATTTTTCAGACATTCTCATTCCTTTGCTTATCGTGAGCATACCAGCCGCACTGATCTTCATTGAACCTGACTTAGGGGCGGCGCAGATATTCTATCCTATCCTTATTTTGATGCTGTACTGGGCGGGAATGCCCGGCGTCAAACTCTTTATCTTCTTCTCCCCTATTATCTCGGCGGCGGCGAGTTTTTCAATCTACATCTGGGTGCTCTACTTCGTAGGTTTGACAGTTTTCCTCTATTTCCATAAACAATTGAGTGACCTCGTCTACGGTCTGGTGAGCAATTTTCTCGCCGGGTTGAGTATGCCCATTATCTGGAACTCCCTTAAGCCGTATCAACAACAAAGAATCATCTCATTCTTTTCACCCTGGCTTGACCCGAAAGGGATGTCCTGGCAGACGATACAATCAAAGATCGCAATCGGATCCGGTGGAATAATCGGCAAGGGATTTTTATCCGGGACACAAAAAAGATTGGAATTCCTACCGGAAAGACATACAGACTTCGTCTTCTCCTGCCTCGGAGAGGAGTTCGGCCTTGTCGGAATTGTGTTGACTACATTGATCTTCGGTTATCTACTCTATAAGATCCTCATTCTTACAAAAGAAACAAAGAATAAATTTTCGAGTATTCTCGCCAGCGGCATCCTCGCATGGTTCAGCTATCAGACATTTATCAATATCGGGATGACCCTCGGTTTACTGCCGGTCACCGGAGTACCTCTGCCGTTTATAAGTTACGGCGGTTCCTCACTCCTCGCCTGTTTTATGGCGGTCGGGGTCTGTATGGCGATCTCAAAATCAAAGTTCAAGTATTGACAAATAGGATAAATTTGAATATTCTTATAAAGATAATATCAAAAGAACAGGAGGAAAGATGAAAAAATTATTATTCCTATTACCGTTGTTGATTCTGCTCGGTTGCCAGGATACCCTTGAGATCAACCTGACCTGCGCACTCTGGCATACCACTCAGGTAGTAACCATGCAGAGTAATTTATTGGGAGAAGGTGAGCAGATATTCGTCACTCTGACCTGGAGATGGACGTATGAAACTCCCCAGGGAGACGCGGTGATCATCAAAAGAAGCATCGGTGACTCAACCAGTTTTACGGAAATCGATACTGTGTGGCAGATCGACACCTTGATGAACTATATCGACGACGACTCGCTTCTCACACCGAACAGTACTGTTTACTACAGATTGGCATTCCTTACAGGTAAGTCGGTCGATGATTTCATCACAACGGATGTAACCATCCCTGATAACCAAAATTTCTACGAGCCGACCCAGGATACATTGAGCGGTGACACCCTCTATGTTACCTTCAAACAATTATCAGGATTTGACGCCTGTTCCGTATCTGTATTCAACGCCTTCACGACCGAACCCGAGAGTCTGATCCAGCTTTTGAATCCTGTATTCGACACCGCATTATCTTATCCAGACACAACCCTTGCAATCGCAATCTCAGATCCCACAAACTTCCCGAACAACACCACCTATACAATCAAGATTTCCTCATCAAAAGTCGTCGAGTTGATAACCGATTCTTCTTACGGATTTCGGGCGTTCTTTAAACTTCCTTGATGCTTTCCGAATGAACCCTTTTCTGAATTAAAATGGCTAAGGTAGACCTCGATGTCCTTTTGGAAGAGCTGGTTCTGAGGGAAGGCTCTGACCTTCATCTCCGTTATGGAGAACCTCCGACAATCCGTGTCGCCGGGAAACTGCAGAAACTGGAGCAACCACCACTTGATGACAACGACCTCAAGGAGATCATCTTTGGTTTGATGTCTCCTCTCCAGCAGAAACAATTCTTAAAAGCCCTGGAATTTGATATGGCTTATGAAATATCCGGGGTCGCCAGATTCAGGGTCAATATCTTCAAACAGATGGGACACATCGGAGCGGTAATGCGGATCATTCCTCTTAAGATAAAGACGATCGACGAATGGGGGTTTCCCGCAGTCTTCAAGAAAATAGCTTCACTGCCCCGCGGCCTCGTCCTCGTCACCGGTCCAACAGGAAGCGGAAAATCGACGACGCTTGCGGCGATAATCGAATACATCAATCAAAATATGAAAAAGCACATCATCACAGTGGAAGATCCGATTGAATTTCTACACCGCGACAAAAAGTCCATTATCGAACAGAGGGAAATCGGTATCGACACCCATTCTTATGCCGAAGCACTACGTCGTATAATCAGACAGAACCCCGACATCATCCTGGTCGGTGAAATGCGTGACCTCGAAACAATCGCCCAGACAATAACTGCAGCGGAAACAGGTCACCTTGTCTTCTCGACACTACATACAATCGATGCGGTACAGACCGTTGACAGAATCATCGACGTCTTTCCACCGACCCAACAACAGCAGATACGCCTCCAATTATCAACAACCCTTCAGGCGGTCATTACTGAAACACTGGTGCGTAAAAAAGACGGAGCGGGTAGGGTCGCCGCCTTTGAAATCATGGTCTGCACCCCGGCGATCAGAAGCGCCATCAGAGAAGCAAAGACGCCGCAAATATATACTTCGATCCAGACCGGTTCCAAATTAGGGATGATTCAGATGGACCAATATCTCAAAAATCTCTTTCATCAAGGTGTAGTCGAATACGAAGAAGCGTTGGCACATTGTAATAATCCGGATGAATTCGAAAGAAGGGCGTAGATTATGATCAAATTACAGCAACTCTTGAATGCACAGATTCAATATAATGCTTCTGACTTGATCCTGAAGTTCAACTCACCGCCCATTATGAGAATAAACGGAGAACTTAAATTACTCGACCTTCCTCCGCTCACCAAAGCCGATATCGAAACCGGAATAATCGGACTACTCACCAAGGAACAGATCGAAGAATATAAAAGAACATTCGAACTTGATCTCTCCTATGAAATGCCGAACGGAGCACGGTTCCGTGTCAATCTTTTTAAACAACGGGGAAACCTCGGCGGTGTATTCCGACTCATCCCCTCCAAAATTCCCACGATCGATGAACTGGGTTTTCCGCCAATTCTCAAGGAGATCGCCCTGCGGCCCAGAGGTCTGATTGTCGTAACCGGACCATCCGGCTGCGGAAAATCAACGACACAAGCCGCTCTTCTCAACCATCGAAATGAAAATGACACGTGCCATATCGTTACGGTTGAAGACCCGATAGAATTCATTCACCCCAATAAAAAAGCATTGGTGACCCAAAGAGAAGTCGGAAGAGATACCCATTCATTCGCCAACGCCCTGAAGTTCGTTCTGCGGCAGGATCCGGATGTAATTTTGGTGGGAGAGATGAGGGATCTGGAAACAATCTCCCTGGCGATCACCGCAGCGGAAACCGGGCATACGGTAATCACCACCTTACATACCTCGGACGCCGTATCCACGATCGACCGTATCATCGATGTCTTCCCTCCTCATCAACAGAATCAGATAAGGATGCAGATCTCTTTGAATCTCTTATGTGTGATTTCACAAAATTTAGTGAAACGTGCGGACGGCAAAGGTAGAATCGCCGTATATGAAATACTGAATGTCATCCCCGCAGTAAGAAACCTGATCAGAGAAGCGAAAACCCACCAGATATCATCAATCCTCCAGACCTCACAACAACTGGGGATGATCTCCTTTGACGCCTGCCTTGCTAATATGGTAAAGAAGAAACTAATCACAAAAGAGGAGGCAGAATCAAAAGCCCTTAATCCGGATACCTTCCGAAAAGAGATGGAACAGATAGCAAAATCTGCATAGTGTCGAAAAAAACTTATCTCACACTTTCGAGTCCGGTAAAATATATCAAAGGCATCGGACCGAAGCGGGCACTTTATTTTAAAAAAATAGGAATAGAAACAGTCAACGATCTCCTCTTTCTTGTTCCGAGAAAATATCTGGACTATTCCAATATTGTTCTCATAAAAGACCTGAAGATAAACGACGAAGCAACCGTCATCGGGAAAGTAATCCTTGCAGAGCTTCAGAAAACACGACGAAGAGGAATATTGATAAAAGTGATTATCGCCGATAATTCAGGAACCATATTGCTCAAGTGGTTCAATCGTCCGGACCTCAAGAAAAAATTCAAGGTCGGAGATTGGCTTATAGTTTCCGGTAAAGTCAGTTTTTACTACGGCAGGCAGTTCATAAATCCCCTGTATGAATTCATAACCGACGAAGAAAGGATGAATAAAAAACAGGGGGCGATCATCCCGATCTATCCCCTGACCGAAGGGCTGAGCTCATGGGATATAAAGAGGGCGGTAAAGATATGCCTTGATGAGTGCCTTGATGAAATAGTCGAAACACTGCCGGAACCGCTTATCAAAAAAAACAATCTTATGCATCTGCACGAAGCCATTCGTAAAATCCACTTACCCGAGAAAAGAGAAGAAGCGATCGCCGCACGCCGCCGTCTGGTCTACGATGAGTTCTTTTTCTTCGAGTTGATACTTGCGAAAAGAAAAAACTCAATCAAAAAAGAACGAGGAATTATGCTCAAAGAGAACGGTATGTTGACAAAAAAATTCCTCGAACTACTTCCTTTTTCACTGACCCGTGGACAGATGGAAGTGATAAAGAGCATTGCGGCGGATATGGCGGAACCGCAGCCGATGAATCGTCTGCTGCAGGGAGACGTCGGCTCAGGGAAAACCGTCGTTGCTCTATATGCTATGCTTATAGCTGTAGAAAACGGTTATCAATCAGCCCTGATGGCGCCGACAGAACTCCTTGCCGAACAGCATTTCCTGAACCTTAAAGAGATTCTGAAAAAGTTGAATCTCGATTCCGCCCTCCTCACAAGCAGCATCAGAACGAAAGAAAAACAGGAAATAATCAAAAAAATATCTGCA contains these protein-coding regions:
- the mreC gene encoding rod shape-determining protein MreC; this translates as MSRRQLILFSILLIVCITFLALGEQSKLYLSTRLSAVLLFPVKTVTDFLHFLTISNARITELETLVNQLRLENSELKKRILLDTIEFKTTKYELLKAQIIGRDPSNINGYLYINKGKEDDVKINQPVISINGLVGKIKLITEKYSVVETIENQGFAVSAVDINTKIHGVVKKKQNLIFDFIRIDDEIAVGDSICTSGMSEIFPQGILIGIVKKIEEQNTLFFKPVYIKPSVQINKLTYVYVISNAETGLPPRLIPTGDIGDMVNPP
- the mrdA gene encoding penicillin-binding protein 2 yields the protein MEENIKKFKAIRNIIIAGFIIIILASARLQIIEGKKYFRLSEKNRIRQTVIPAPRGKIFDRNGIEIANTRPGFYVSVIPSIVDKAALTELTHILGIKEKTVREKFKSEKNPFMPVKIAHDISYSQLSIIEENMDRLKGVEVAVEPLRNYPYGELFCHVLGYVGEITNLEIKKYENYSINDYIGRMGIEEYYENTLKGINGVEYIEVDARGREIGKLAEKRPVPFIPGKDLHTTLDCALTESVAVYLADYKKAACVCLDPRNGEVLVLYSKPGFDPNLFVHGLQEEEWKILNTTPDAPMYNRAIMSCYPAGSTFKPFIALAALDSKMITPDKSFSPCWGKYRLGRRIFKCWKIHGKLDLYGAIIKSCDIYFYQLGAFIGIDTIASRAKEAGFGRKTGIDIPNEKNGCLPDRTWFEKHYGKNWTEGHLFNLSIGQGDLLVTPLQLACAFTLFANNGEIPTPHINKELKPQYHKTSFSKEALEVVKEALGGVVLSGTGQLARIKDCEICGKTGTIQNPHGEDHSLFIGYAPKERPEILVCIFIENAGHGGSVAAPIAGKIIKAYLKTKSTYAKEN
- a CDS encoding integration host factor subunit beta, translating into MRRELLVEKIAEKFGPAFTKTDIEKLIDVFLDTIRDVLIQNKRVELRRFGTFELRRRPGRTARAPKSGKEYTLPDRYVPFFRPSRIFKDEINKRIKPE
- a CDS encoding rod shape-determining protein, whose translation is MSDVAIDLGTCTTLIYVNGRGIVLNEPTVVAIDTNAKKCLAAGLEAKKMLGRTPGEIKAIRPMKDGVIADFEMVELLLRTFIEKVQKKRLFTRPRIIICVPSGITEVEKRAVRDSAEAAGAREVFLVSEPIAAAIGIDLPVHSPTGNMIIDIGGGTTEIAVIALSGIVTNSSVRIAGDEMDDAILQYIKKNYNLIIGEQTAEQIKIEIGNAFPTVEEKTIEVRGRDLVSGIPKTIKLTSHEVREAIQEPLSMIIEAIRLTLEKTPPELAADIVNSGIYMAGGGSLLKGIDTLVREETNLPVMIAEEPNKAIVIGAGKILENMPHYEKVIFQMKRE
- a CDS encoding type IV pilus twitching motility protein PilT yields the protein MIKLQQLLNAQIQYNASDLILKFNSPPIMRINGELKLLDLPPLTKADIETGIIGLLTKEQIEEYKRTFELDLSYEMPNGARFRVNLFKQRGNLGGVFRLIPSKIPTIDELGFPPILKEIALRPRGLIVVTGPSGCGKSTTQAALLNHRNENDTCHIVTVEDPIEFIHPNKKALVTQREVGRDTHSFANALKFVLRQDPDVILVGEMRDLETISLAITAAETGHTVITTLHTSDAVSTIDRIIDVFPPHQQNQIRMQISLNLLCVISQNLVKRADGKGRIAVYEILNVIPAVRNLIREAKTHQISSILQTSQQLGMISFDACLANMVKKKLITKEEAESKALNPDTFRKEMEQIAKSA
- a CDS encoding zinc ribbon domain-containing protein, with the translated sequence MPIIEFRCNRCHHKFEELILKNSEMKDVKCPRCESIDFEKLYSTFGMRCNGSFSSNIGTSCTGCSKTSCTGCSQDKEAK
- a CDS encoding tetratricopeptide repeat protein is translated as MFEELVRQGEECVKKGDVVTLEQIIRTLSKVPSSNEYLYLSAYLQFLKGRLSKALELCEKIEPSLRKGQNQELICKALLLKATILRREGEYTSSNRALDRCFKVIQGDTFMLGDIWNSKGVNFWMLGKFEKAKQCYRKARYLSQSSKEMSVFLKTSINLGIVPLHQGHFFEADVYLRNALELCEKEQEKRLRIYALLNLGELCWKRGDWELGKELLAGCKESAVEFSLTYEEGVSYWILANILRDGHNFEEAYRVYNRALELLEKSMSYTEKLYVYLNMGVLERLRGNYQTALDLLNRAQTIMEQTGEKLDEGILLIETGMVLWFLRERRSSLKYLNRGIAKTKNRKYERTIGELFRFYIRKQGGSEDAKLFDELLRRCWKYGYDTILLRERQIFLPLLCEYLLMRKRSTLPKMILFRLVTNHEELINFLLEHRSVRCQEVALSAIEKLGLGHLKSKVQNKIWALRPRIAHKAVAVLETLEQKPLPSLAVKLFGKFEITRDDDTLLSLSRKKMKDLLKILILYYRKPILREQLMEMLWPGEAPEKSFNSLRQLIFLLRRAFDEFGFNG
- a CDS encoding type IV pilus twitching motility protein PilT, coding for MAKVDLDVLLEELVLREGSDLHLRYGEPPTIRVAGKLQKLEQPPLDDNDLKEIIFGLMSPLQQKQFLKALEFDMAYEISGVARFRVNIFKQMGHIGAVMRIIPLKIKTIDEWGFPAVFKKIASLPRGLVLVTGPTGSGKSTTLAAIIEYINQNMKKHIITVEDPIEFLHRDKKSIIEQREIGIDTHSYAEALRRIIRQNPDIILVGEMRDLETIAQTITAAETGHLVFSTLHTIDAVQTVDRIIDVFPPTQQQQIRLQLSTTLQAVITETLVRKKDGAGRVAAFEIMVCTPAIRSAIREAKTPQIYTSIQTGSKLGMIQMDQYLKNLFHQGVVEYEEALAHCNNPDEFERRA
- the rodA gene encoding rod shape-determining protein RodA, whose protein sequence is MQKRIDLGIVVAVAALSLIGLIMIFSTAGISTFTRQLTWLAASIATAVVFSKISPRLWSTLAPFIYFGVILMLVLLLFTSDSYPKRWFKLGWINLQPSEFAKFATILFLATVLAAKKRLKNFSDILIPLLIVSIPAALIFIEPDLGAAQIFYPILILMLYWAGMPGVKLFIFFSPIISAAASFSIYIWVLYFVGLTVFLYFHKQLSDLVYGLVSNFLAGLSMPIIWNSLKPYQQQRIISFFSPWLDPKGMSWQTIQSKIAIGSGGIIGKGFLSGTQKRLEFLPERHTDFVFSCLGEEFGLVGIVLTTLIFGYLLYKILILTKETKNKFSSILASGILAWFSYQTFINIGMTLGLLPVTGVPLPFISYGGSSLLACFMAVGVCMAISKSKFKY